The Chitinophaga sp. H8 genome contains a region encoding:
- a CDS encoding glycosyltransferase family 117 protein, with amino-acid sequence MNFKRTNNIAGWIICIIACTVYIMTMEATGSLWDCGEFISSAYKVQVPHPPGAPLFVLLGRLFTMFLKPSEAALGVNLMSALASGFTILFLFWTITHFARRLMVKAGEVISREKMIAIMGAGAVGALAYTFSDSFWFSAVEGEVYAMSSFFTAIVFWAILKWEHDADQPYADRWIVLIAYLLGLSIGVHLLNLLTIPAMVMVYYFKKYKPTTAGTVWAFIIGCGLTGLIQKYLIQDTVKASGLMDVFFVNTLSLPFFSGFIFYFVVIIAILLYGYKNPKFGIYAPFVVIATIILIPAFNDGFKSGSAFLKLILAAIFVGVPYLLKTFGVSLASERVKHMSKLTIAFILFMLMGYSTYVTTMIRSTANPAVDMYNVDNPISLVGYLGREQYGDFPLVYGQVFTARPREYKEGANIYARGADKYVVAGKKMEPVYASEDMMLFPRVWDSSNDQGHADYYRGFLGLQPDERPTFADNIKFFFGYQLNFMYFRYFMWNFAGKQNDTQGYGNVRDGNWISGIPLIDNLLYGDQAAMPDSLKDNKAHNRLFLLPLILGIIGILYHYKNHRKDSLIVGLLFFFTGLAIVVYLNQAGNQPRERDYAYVGSFYAFAIWIGLGVLSVFEFFKAKTKLSLSAPLATAVCLLAVPVLMAAQEWDDHDRSTKTIARDVARDYLESCQPNAILFTVGDNDTYPLWYAQEVEGIRPDIRVINLSLLGVDWYIDQQRQMVNKSPGVPMNWTPDKYRGEKNNYIRFYDAGIFPQDKFYNLKEVMAFMGSDDPRAQLSTTDGTQENYLPTQKLFIPVNVAEAIKNGVVDIKDSAKILPQLPFQISKKYLLKNDLAVYDIITASEWKRPIYFTSPTDLGLNDYLQADGLAYHLVPIRKAPNNDALGMDYNVNIPVAYHNMMTKFTFGGAETPGTYFDEPNRKLLSYLRNAFTKLGAAMAQDNNKEGALKVLNRADSMLLEGNFPYGMTSPGNMHNLSSLQTAYAYYLAGDSKKADEIAQKIIKDCQQQLQYYHGLPASKLSSDLQRDGQAAEQFIAILQRMKADYGDSAHINQDAPAHINTLPDSQQAAEAAKDSNKK; translated from the coding sequence ATGAATTTTAAGAGGACCAACAACATTGCGGGCTGGATCATTTGTATCATTGCCTGCACTGTTTACATTATGACCATGGAGGCAACCGGCAGCTTGTGGGACTGCGGCGAATTTATTTCCAGTGCATACAAAGTACAGGTGCCCCACCCCCCCGGAGCTCCCCTGTTTGTATTGCTGGGAAGACTATTCACCATGTTCCTGAAGCCTTCTGAGGCTGCGCTTGGCGTAAATCTGATGTCGGCCCTGGCCAGCGGCTTTACTATCCTGTTCCTGTTCTGGACCATCACCCACTTTGCCCGTCGCCTGATGGTGAAAGCCGGTGAAGTGATCTCCCGCGAAAAAATGATCGCGATCATGGGAGCTGGTGCAGTAGGCGCTTTGGCCTATACCTTTTCTGATTCCTTCTGGTTCTCTGCTGTGGAAGGGGAAGTATATGCCATGTCTTCCTTCTTTACCGCCATCGTTTTCTGGGCCATCCTGAAATGGGAACATGATGCAGACCAACCCTATGCAGACCGCTGGATTGTGCTGATAGCCTACCTCCTCGGCCTGTCTATCGGTGTGCACCTGCTGAACCTCCTCACCATCCCTGCTATGGTAATGGTGTACTACTTTAAAAAATACAAACCCACTACCGCCGGCACCGTATGGGCATTTATCATAGGTTGCGGGCTGACCGGCCTGATACAGAAATACCTTATCCAGGATACCGTAAAGGCTTCCGGCTTGATGGACGTGTTCTTTGTGAATACCCTGTCCCTTCCTTTCTTCTCTGGCTTTATCTTCTACTTTGTAGTGATCATTGCCATCCTGCTCTATGGATATAAAAATCCTAAGTTTGGTATCTATGCACCTTTTGTCGTGATTGCTACTATCATCCTGATCCCAGCCTTTAACGACGGCTTCAAATCAGGTAGTGCTTTCCTTAAACTGATCCTGGCTGCCATTTTTGTAGGGGTACCTTACCTCCTGAAAACCTTTGGCGTATCGCTGGCTTCAGAACGTGTAAAGCATATGAGCAAACTCACCATCGCGTTTATCTTATTCATGCTGATGGGCTACTCTACCTACGTTACTACCATGATCCGCTCTACCGCCAACCCGGCTGTAGACATGTACAACGTTGATAATCCCATCTCTCTGGTAGGCTACCTGGGTCGTGAACAATACGGCGATTTCCCGCTGGTATATGGTCAGGTTTTCACTGCCCGCCCAAGGGAATATAAAGAAGGGGCTAACATCTACGCGAGAGGTGCGGATAAATATGTGGTGGCTGGTAAAAAAATGGAACCTGTTTATGCGTCGGAAGATATGATGCTGTTCCCGCGTGTATGGGATTCCAGTAATGATCAGGGCCACGCAGACTACTACCGTGGATTCTTGGGCTTACAACCTGATGAAAGACCCACTTTTGCAGATAATATCAAGTTCTTCTTCGGATACCAGCTCAATTTTATGTACTTCAGGTACTTCATGTGGAACTTTGCCGGAAAACAAAATGATACCCAAGGCTACGGCAACGTGCGCGATGGTAACTGGATCTCCGGTATCCCACTGATCGATAACCTCCTGTACGGCGACCAGGCTGCAATGCCGGATAGCTTAAAAGATAATAAAGCACACAACAGGCTCTTCCTGTTACCGCTGATCCTGGGCATCATCGGTATCCTCTATCATTATAAAAATCATCGCAAAGATAGCCTCATCGTTGGCCTGTTATTCTTCTTTACAGGGCTGGCGATCGTGGTATACCTCAACCAGGCGGGTAACCAGCCTCGTGAGCGTGACTATGCTTATGTAGGGTCTTTCTACGCTTTTGCCATCTGGATTGGACTCGGCGTATTATCCGTTTTCGAGTTCTTTAAAGCAAAAACAAAACTGTCATTGTCGGCTCCGCTGGCTACAGCTGTTTGCCTGCTGGCAGTACCGGTACTGATGGCAGCCCAGGAATGGGACGACCACGACCGCTCTACCAAAACAATTGCCAGGGATGTAGCCAGGGATTACCTGGAGTCCTGCCAACCTAATGCCATCCTCTTTACCGTTGGTGATAACGATACTTATCCATTATGGTATGCACAGGAGGTAGAAGGTATACGCCCGGATATCCGCGTAATCAACCTCAGCCTCCTGGGGGTTGACTGGTATATCGATCAGCAACGCCAGATGGTGAACAAAAGCCCTGGTGTTCCCATGAACTGGACACCTGATAAATACCGTGGTGAAAAGAATAATTACATCCGCTTCTATGATGCTGGTATCTTCCCACAGGATAAGTTCTATAACCTGAAAGAAGTAATGGCGTTCATGGGATCTGATGATCCACGTGCGCAGCTCAGCACTACCGACGGCACACAGGAAAACTACCTGCCTACACAAAAACTGTTTATCCCGGTAAATGTTGCCGAGGCTATCAAAAATGGCGTGGTAGATATTAAAGACAGTGCCAAAATTCTGCCACAACTTCCTTTCCAGATCTCTAAAAAATATCTGTTGAAGAATGACCTGGCAGTATATGATATCATTACTGCGAGCGAATGGAAAAGACCCATCTACTTTACCAGCCCTACAGATCTTGGTCTGAACGATTACCTGCAGGCAGACGGTCTGGCCTACCACCTGGTGCCTATCCGTAAAGCTCCTAATAATGATGCATTGGGTATGGACTATAACGTAAATATCCCGGTAGCATATCATAATATGATGACCAAGTTCACCTTTGGTGGTGCAGAAACACCAGGTACTTACTTTGATGAGCCTAACCGGAAACTGTTATCTTATCTCAGAAATGCCTTTACCAAACTGGGTGCTGCGATGGCGCAGGATAATAATAAGGAAGGTGCATTGAAAGTATTGAACCGTGCAGACTCTATGCTGCTGGAAGGCAACTTCCCCTACGGCATGACTTCTCCTGGTAATATGCACAACTTAAGCTCTCTGCAAACTGCCTATGCTTATTACCTGGCAGGCGATTCCAAAAAAGCAGATGAGATTGCACAAAAGATCATCAAAGACTGTCAGCAACAACTGCAGTACTATCATGGTCTGCCTGCTTCTAAACTGAGCAGCGATCTGCAACGGGATGGCCAGGCTGCTGAACAGTTCATCGCTATCCTGCAACGGATGAAAGCAGACTACGGCGACTCGGCACATATCAACCAGGACGCTCCGGCACATATCAATACGCTGCCGGACTCCCAACAGGCTGCCGAAGCGGCAAAGGATTCAAACAAGAAATAA
- a CDS encoding magnesium chelatase, translated as MDTTSISTLGQLKKSGYKPKTVKEEIRQNLVNKLKRKETTFPGIIGYEDTVIPDTERAILSRHNILFLGLRGQAKTRMARQMVDLLDEYIPVVAGSEVNDDPFNPLSRYARDLIAEMGDKTPITWLHRTARYGEKLATPDVSVADLVGDIDPIKAANLKLSYADERVIHFGIIPRSNRGIFVINELPDLQARIQVSLFNILQEGDIQIRGFKVRMPLDILFVFTANPEDYTNRGAIVTPLKDRIESQIITHYPKNMENSLLITEQEADIHEDQTGKIHIADMVKRLIEQVAFEARNSEYVDKKSGVSARLTIAAYENAVSAGERRAILNKEKETYVRIADLQGIIPAITGKIELVYEGEQEGPLQVALNLLDKSMRTLFAQYFPNPDSFKKRKQAAAAGENPYRAVIQWFDKGNAVQLLQDVSDKQYESVLQKVDGLKELIKTRFPHANPKESLLLMEFVLHGLAAYSLISKKVIENETRFSDLLGTMMNFNMGNEEAEEEDAF; from the coding sequence ATGGATACTACTAGCATCAGCACTTTAGGACAACTGAAAAAGAGCGGCTATAAACCAAAAACTGTTAAAGAAGAAATCAGGCAAAACCTGGTCAATAAGCTTAAAAGAAAGGAAACCACTTTCCCCGGCATTATCGGCTATGAGGATACCGTTATCCCCGATACGGAAAGGGCTATACTTTCCCGTCATAATATTCTGTTCTTGGGATTACGCGGACAGGCAAAAACCCGTATGGCACGCCAGATGGTAGACCTCCTGGATGAATACATCCCCGTAGTAGCCGGCTCAGAGGTGAACGATGATCCTTTTAACCCCCTCTCCCGCTATGCCCGGGATCTTATCGCAGAAATGGGCGATAAAACACCCATCACCTGGCTGCACAGAACCGCACGCTACGGTGAAAAACTGGCTACGCCAGATGTGTCTGTGGCCGATCTGGTAGGTGATATCGACCCGATCAAAGCGGCCAACCTGAAACTGAGCTATGCGGACGAAAGGGTGATCCACTTCGGTATTATCCCCCGCTCCAACCGGGGCATCTTTGTGATCAATGAACTGCCTGATCTCCAGGCCCGTATCCAGGTGTCCCTTTTCAACATTTTACAGGAAGGGGATATACAGATCCGTGGCTTTAAAGTGAGAATGCCGCTGGATATCCTGTTTGTTTTTACGGCCAACCCGGAAGACTATACCAACAGAGGGGCTATCGTTACACCACTTAAAGACAGGATCGAAAGCCAGATCATTACCCACTATCCGAAAAATATGGAAAACTCCCTGCTCATCACTGAACAGGAAGCGGATATCCATGAAGACCAGACAGGTAAGATCCATATTGCTGATATGGTAAAACGCCTGATAGAGCAGGTAGCATTTGAGGCCAGAAACAGTGAATATGTAGATAAAAAAAGTGGGGTTTCTGCCCGGCTCACTATTGCAGCATATGAGAATGCTGTCAGTGCAGGCGAACGCAGGGCCATTCTCAATAAAGAAAAAGAAACGTATGTACGTATTGCCGACCTCCAGGGTATTATCCCCGCTATTACCGGCAAAATAGAGCTGGTATATGAAGGGGAACAGGAAGGACCTTTGCAGGTGGCACTAAATCTGTTGGATAAGTCGATGCGCACCCTGTTTGCACAATATTTCCCTAATCCGGATTCCTTTAAAAAACGTAAACAGGCAGCCGCAGCAGGCGAAAACCCTTACCGCGCTGTTATTCAATGGTTTGACAAAGGCAATGCGGTACAGCTGCTCCAGGATGTAAGCGATAAACAGTACGAAAGTGTACTCCAGAAGGTAGATGGCCTGAAAGAATTGATCAAAACCAGGTTCCCACATGCTAATCCCAAGGAAAGCCTGCTGCTGATGGAATTTGTTCTACATGGCCTGGCTGCCTATTCACTGATCAGCAAAAAAGTAATAGAAAATGAAACCCGCTTCAGCGACCTCCTGGGTACCATGATGAACTTTAACATGGGCAATGAAGAGGCGGAGGAAGAAGACGCTTTTTAA
- a CDS encoding SDR family oxidoreductase — protein MQTGFKNKVVVITGGSSGIGKALVAEMLHNGASVAVCGRKKEALEVLKQEMGGALFTYVADVSVESDCKTFIAATLEHFGKIDILINNAGISMRALFKDAEVSVLKTLMDINFWGTVYCTKFALPSILANKGTIVGVSSIAGYRGLPGRTGYSASKFAMQGFLEALRTENLHTGVNVMWVCPGFTASNIRNTALNPQGQAQGDTPLEENKLMSAEQVAAEVARAIAKRKRTLVLTSQGKLTVWLSRLLPGVLDGLVFNHFKKEPGSPLQ, from the coding sequence ATGCAAACTGGTTTTAAAAACAAAGTAGTGGTGATCACCGGTGGTTCTTCCGGTATTGGTAAAGCGTTGGTAGCAGAGATGCTGCACAATGGTGCCAGTGTGGCCGTGTGTGGTAGGAAAAAAGAAGCATTGGAAGTATTGAAGCAGGAAATGGGCGGTGCCCTCTTTACATATGTAGCAGATGTGAGTGTGGAAAGTGATTGTAAAACGTTCATCGCGGCAACGCTGGAACATTTCGGTAAGATTGACATCCTCATTAATAATGCGGGCATATCCATGCGGGCCTTGTTTAAGGACGCAGAGGTGAGTGTATTAAAAACACTGATGGATATTAACTTCTGGGGCACTGTATATTGCACCAAATTTGCACTTCCTTCCATATTGGCTAATAAGGGCACTATTGTAGGCGTATCTTCTATTGCCGGCTATCGTGGCTTACCTGGCCGTACGGGTTATTCAGCATCCAAGTTCGCGATGCAGGGCTTTCTGGAAGCCTTGCGCACCGAAAACCTGCATACAGGCGTCAACGTAATGTGGGTATGCCCCGGATTCACCGCGTCCAATATACGTAATACAGCACTTAACCCACAAGGACAGGCTCAGGGGGATACACCGCTGGAAGAGAACAAGCTGATGTCGGCAGAGCAGGTGGCTGCGGAAGTAGCCAGGGCCATCGCTAAAAGAAAGCGGACATTGGTGCTGACTTCCCAGGGCAAACTGACCGTATGGCTAAGCCGCCTGTTACCCGGCGTACTGGATGGTTTGGTATTTAACCACTTTAAAAAAGAGCCTGGCTCTCCGTTGCAATAA
- a CDS encoding putative quinol monooxygenase codes for MMIRIVKLGFDPEKVDTFRELFDQKWSLIRHFPGCLHLELWQEPEKGNVFFTYSHWESPEALENYRSSTVFREIWATIKVMFNTKPEAWTVQNQVLPAPETLEVPVSNSRDKAFQLQDTTPSPLLSAKS; via the coding sequence ATGATGATTAGAATTGTAAAATTGGGCTTCGACCCAGAAAAAGTAGACACCTTCCGGGAACTTTTTGATCAAAAATGGTCCCTGATCCGTCATTTTCCAGGATGCCTGCACCTCGAACTCTGGCAGGAACCCGAAAAAGGGAACGTCTTTTTCACTTACAGCCACTGGGAATCCCCCGAAGCGCTGGAAAATTACCGCTCCTCTACCGTATTCCGTGAAATATGGGCCACTATTAAAGTGATGTTCAACACCAAACCGGAAGCCTGGACGGTTCAAAACCAGGTCCTTCCTGCTCCCGAAACATTGGAAGTACCTGTCAGCAACTCCCGGGATAAAGCGTTCCAACTCCAGGATACTACACCCTCTCCGCTCCTATCAGCTAAAAGCTAA
- a CDS encoding sugar phosphate isomerase/epimerase family protein — MKKMSKVLLLAAGLATTLLFSEPAGAQGKPNKLGWKLGAQAYTFNRFTLAQALDKMDSCGIHFVECYPGQTIGGGIEGKMDYNMDAAKRAQVKALLKEKNKELVAFGVVVPNTAEEWTAVFEFAKAMDIKVITSEPHTQDLDLVSSLCDKYKIKVAFHDHPRPSHYWHPDSVLNAIKGRSKYMGACADIGHWVRSGLDPVECLKKLNGHVFSLHFKDLNEKSPDAHDVIWGTGISNIPGVMAELKRQKFKGLFSTEYEHHWENSVPEVKASAAYWYEQVSKL; from the coding sequence ATGAAAAAAATGAGCAAGGTATTGTTGCTGGCTGCGGGTTTAGCAACAACATTGTTGTTTTCGGAGCCTGCCGGTGCGCAGGGAAAACCGAACAAGCTGGGGTGGAAACTGGGCGCACAGGCTTATACCTTTAACCGATTTACGCTGGCACAGGCATTAGACAAGATGGATAGCTGCGGTATTCATTTTGTGGAGTGCTATCCGGGGCAAACCATTGGTGGTGGTATTGAAGGGAAAATGGACTACAATATGGATGCTGCCAAAAGAGCCCAGGTAAAGGCGCTTTTAAAAGAGAAAAATAAAGAGCTGGTAGCTTTTGGTGTAGTAGTACCTAATACTGCCGAAGAGTGGACGGCCGTGTTTGAGTTTGCCAAAGCAATGGATATTAAGGTGATTACTTCAGAGCCACATACACAGGACCTGGACCTGGTATCCTCTCTTTGCGACAAATACAAAATAAAAGTAGCCTTCCATGATCATCCAAGACCTAGTCATTACTGGCATCCCGACAGTGTATTAAACGCTATCAAGGGAAGGAGTAAATACATGGGTGCCTGTGCAGATATCGGGCATTGGGTACGTTCCGGTCTGGATCCGGTAGAGTGCCTGAAAAAATTGAACGGTCATGTGTTCAGCCTGCATTTCAAAGACCTGAACGAAAAATCGCCTGATGCGCATGATGTGATCTGGGGTACTGGTATATCCAATATTCCTGGTGTAATGGCAGAGTTGAAGAGGCAGAAATTTAAAGGATTGTTTTCTACAGAATATGAGCACCACTGGGAAAACAGCGTACCGGAAGTAAAAGCCAGTGCCGCTTACTGGTATGAGCAGGTAAGTAAATTATAA
- a CDS encoding Gfo/Idh/MocA family protein yields the protein MNHSRRKFLVTASALMAGTGLASVLPAGLQGMPFKKVSPSDKLNFGAIGIKGMGWADISAILKNPEAQCVALCDVDKNVLDQRVAELAQKGIKVKAYSDYRKLLEDKDIDAVVIGTPDHWHALMMTDACAAGKDVYVEKPIGNSIMECRAMVAAQQRHNRVVQVGQWQRSQQHFKDAIDFVHSGQLGQIRLVKAWAYMGWMKSIPVHPDSAPPPGVDYTSWLGPAQKRPFNENRFHFNFRWFWDYAGGLMTDWGVHLLDYALLGMKSQYPKSIMAAGGKFAYPDDAAETPDTLTTVFEFEGYNIQWEHATGIDGGPYGRDHGIAFIGNNGTLVLDRGGWEVIPEKGKMEAVPRRKAVDNGLDLHTKNFIEVIKSRKLDDLHASIQVGALVATNAQMGNIAYKTGKKIYWDAAKGRFKDADANKYLAAAYHNGYKIPGL from the coding sequence ATGAATCACTCCAGAAGAAAATTCCTGGTCACCGCTTCCGCGCTGATGGCAGGTACTGGTCTTGCATCAGTGTTGCCGGCGGGATTGCAGGGCATGCCCTTTAAAAAGGTATCTCCATCCGATAAGCTCAATTTCGGAGCTATTGGTATTAAAGGTATGGGTTGGGCAGATATTTCGGCCATCCTGAAAAACCCGGAAGCCCAATGTGTGGCGCTGTGTGATGTGGATAAAAATGTATTGGACCAGCGGGTGGCAGAACTGGCTCAAAAAGGCATAAAGGTAAAAGCGTATAGTGATTACCGTAAGCTGCTGGAAGATAAGGATATTGATGCGGTAGTGATTGGTACACCCGACCATTGGCATGCGCTGATGATGACGGATGCCTGCGCTGCAGGAAAGGATGTATATGTAGAAAAGCCTATCGGCAATTCTATCATGGAATGCCGCGCCATGGTGGCTGCCCAGCAACGCCACAACCGGGTAGTACAGGTGGGACAATGGCAACGGAGCCAGCAGCATTTTAAAGATGCAATCGACTTTGTACACTCCGGACAACTGGGACAAATACGCCTGGTAAAAGCCTGGGCCTATATGGGATGGATGAAATCCATTCCGGTACATCCTGATTCCGCCCCTCCGCCAGGTGTGGATTATACCAGCTGGCTGGGACCTGCTCAAAAACGCCCCTTCAACGAAAACCGCTTTCACTTCAATTTCCGCTGGTTCTGGGACTATGCGGGCGGCCTGATGACCGACTGGGGCGTGCACCTGCTCGACTATGCACTGCTGGGAATGAAATCCCAATACCCTAAGTCTATTATGGCGGCAGGTGGAAAATTCGCTTATCCGGATGATGCGGCAGAAACACCGGACACCCTCACTACCGTCTTTGAATTTGAAGGCTATAATATTCAATGGGAACATGCCACCGGCATTGATGGTGGCCCCTATGGCAGAGACCACGGTATTGCCTTCATTGGCAACAATGGTACGCTGGTGCTCGACAGAGGCGGATGGGAAGTTATTCCGGAAAAAGGTAAAATGGAAGCTGTGCCCAGAAGAAAAGCAGTCGACAATGGACTCGACCTCCACACCAAAAATTTTATCGAAGTTATTAAATCCCGTAAACTGGACGACCTCCACGCCTCTATCCAGGTGGGAGCACTCGTAGCCACCAACGCCCAGATGGGTAATATTGCCTATAAAACCGGTAAAAAGATCTATTGGGATGCTGCTAAAGGCAGGTTTAAAGACGCAGATGCCAATAAATACCTGGCGGCGGCCTATCACAACGGATATAAAATTCCTGGATTATAA
- a CDS encoding 3-keto-disaccharide hydrolase: MRFFILSSACLMLSLSVLAQNNQQMKPEDTEVWEPVPKVITPGNATNTAPSDAIVLFNGKNFDNWASEDGNPIKWILKDGAMTVVKGGGMIKTKEKFEDFQLHIEWATPAVVKGEGQGRGNSGIFLQERYELQVLDNFNSRTYSNGQAGSFYKQKIPLVNACKKPGAWQTYDVIWTAPRFNADGSLKSPARATVLQNGVLVQNNVSLDGPTLYIGKPAYEQHGAGSIMLQDHNDPVSFRNIWIRPL, translated from the coding sequence ATGCGCTTTTTTATTTTATCATCAGCATGCCTGATGCTCTCCTTAAGTGTGCTGGCACAAAACAACCAGCAAATGAAACCGGAAGATACAGAAGTATGGGAACCCGTTCCAAAGGTTATCACTCCTGGCAACGCTACTAACACAGCGCCTTCTGATGCGATCGTTTTATTCAATGGCAAAAACTTTGACAACTGGGCATCTGAAGATGGCAATCCCATCAAATGGATCTTGAAAGATGGCGCTATGACAGTAGTCAAAGGTGGTGGTATGATCAAAACCAAAGAAAAGTTTGAAGATTTTCAACTGCATATCGAATGGGCTACTCCTGCTGTGGTAAAAGGAGAAGGCCAGGGACGTGGTAATAGCGGCATCTTCCTGCAGGAGCGCTATGAACTCCAGGTGCTGGACAACTTCAATAGCCGTACCTATTCCAATGGTCAGGCCGGCAGTTTCTACAAACAAAAAATTCCACTGGTAAATGCCTGCAAAAAACCCGGTGCCTGGCAAACGTATGATGTGATCTGGACTGCTCCCCGCTTTAATGCAGATGGCTCACTGAAATCTCCGGCCCGTGCTACCGTTTTGCAAAACGGCGTATTGGTACAAAACAATGTATCCCTGGATGGCCCTACCTTGTACATCGGCAAACCAGCTTATGAACAACATGGCGCCGGATCCATTATGCTACAGGATCACAACGATCCGGTAAGCTTCCGTAATATCTGGATCCGTCCGCTGTAA
- a CDS encoding vWA domain-containing protein, translating into MRGFNFSRFQPDENKQPPFKKLLDLFTQLLTYTSGDVAEALQWLTELDKEYSLTDKEYGIGNFIQDLKDKGYIKENEENGQMNITSKTEQTIRKSALEEIFGKLKKSAAGNHNIRKSGMGDESNAETRPYEFGDGVDQLDITASIRNAQINHGVESFSIQQDDLEIRETDFKTQTSTALMIDISHSMILYGEDRITPAKKVAMALSELIITRYPKDTLDIIVFGNDAWQVEIKDLPYLQVGPYHTNTVAGLELAMDLLRRRRNPNKQIFMITDGKPTCLKVGAQYYKNSFGLDRKILNRTLNLAAQCKKLKIPITTFMVATDPWLQKFVQEFTETNNGKAFFSGTDKLGQFLFYDFENGKRKLL; encoded by the coding sequence ATGAGAGGATTTAACTTTTCCAGGTTCCAACCTGATGAAAACAAGCAGCCACCTTTTAAGAAGTTGTTGGACCTTTTTACCCAATTGCTTACCTACACCAGCGGAGATGTGGCGGAAGCCCTGCAATGGCTCACAGAGCTTGACAAAGAATACAGCCTGACAGATAAAGAATATGGTATCGGCAACTTCATACAAGACCTGAAAGACAAAGGGTATATCAAAGAAAATGAAGAAAACGGCCAGATGAATATTACTTCCAAAACGGAACAAACCATCCGGAAAAGTGCATTGGAAGAAATCTTCGGCAAACTGAAAAAATCTGCTGCAGGCAATCATAATATCCGTAAATCCGGCATGGGCGATGAATCAAATGCAGAAACCAGACCCTACGAGTTTGGCGATGGGGTAGATCAGCTCGATATTACCGCTTCCATCCGGAATGCACAGATCAATCACGGCGTAGAAAGCTTTTCTATCCAGCAGGATGATCTCGAAATCAGGGAAACTGATTTTAAAACCCAGACATCCACCGCGCTGATGATAGATATCTCCCACTCCATGATCCTCTATGGGGAAGACCGAATCACTCCTGCCAAAAAAGTGGCTATGGCACTGAGTGAACTGATCATCACCCGCTATCCCAAGGATACACTGGATATTATCGTGTTTGGAAATGATGCCTGGCAGGTGGAGATAAAAGACCTGCCTTACCTCCAGGTAGGCCCCTACCATACCAATACGGTAGCCGGTCTGGAACTGGCCATGGATCTGCTCCGCCGCCGGAGAAATCCCAACAAACAGATCTTCATGATCACCGATGGCAAACCTACCTGCTTGAAAGTAGGTGCACAATACTATAAAAACAGCTTTGGCCTCGACAGGAAAATATTAAACCGGACACTGAACCTGGCGGCACAATGCAAAAAACTTAAAATACCGATTACCACCTTTATGGTGGCTACAGATCCCTGGCTGCAAAAGTTTGTCCAGGAATTCACGGAAACCAATAACGGCAAAGCCTTCTTCTCCGGTACAGATAAACTGGGACAATTCCTGTTCTATGATTTTGAAAACGGGAAAAGAAAACTGTTATAA
- a CDS encoding SAM hydrolase/SAM-dependent halogenase family protein, with the protein MSIITLTSDIGLQDYLVGAIKGQLWQYCPECTVMDISHHISPFNLPQATYICKSAFTYYPPGTFHCVLINLFDRKSDFVLLAHHNGQYIACADNGLLTMIAGGMPTAVVKLYLDKAAPKNTFTILKRFADAAKALASGKSLTDLGALTQDFHVKNNLQPLTGQDYIEGQIIHIDSFENVVVNITRQQFEAQRKHRKFRIFFRRDEVIHQISETYADVAEGQKLALFNAAGYLEIAINKGNAAGLFGLRSFHRDQLLQHTGFQQLSYYQTVRIIFE; encoded by the coding sequence ATGTCCATTATAACGCTCACATCAGACATTGGTTTACAGGATTACCTGGTAGGTGCCATCAAAGGGCAGCTCTGGCAATACTGTCCGGAATGTACTGTAATGGATATTTCTCATCATATCAGCCCCTTTAATCTCCCGCAGGCTACTTATATCTGCAAGAGTGCCTTTACGTATTATCCGCCGGGTACTTTTCATTGCGTGCTCATCAACCTGTTTGACCGCAAATCAGATTTTGTACTGCTGGCACATCATAACGGACAATACATCGCCTGCGCAGATAACGGCCTACTCACCATGATTGCTGGTGGGATGCCCACCGCAGTGGTAAAACTATACCTCGACAAAGCAGCTCCAAAAAATACTTTTACTATCTTAAAACGCTTTGCCGACGCCGCTAAAGCATTGGCCAGCGGCAAATCCCTTACCGACCTGGGAGCTCTTACGCAGGACTTCCATGTTAAAAACAACCTGCAGCCCCTTACCGGACAGGATTACATCGAAGGCCAGATCATTCATATCGATAGCTTCGAGAATGTGGTAGTCAATATTACCCGCCAGCAATTCGAAGCGCAACGAAAACACAGAAAATTTCGTATCTTTTTCCGGCGGGATGAAGTTATCCACCAGATTAGTGAAACCTATGCCGATGTGGCGGAAGGCCAGAAACTCGCACTTTTTAATGCTGCCGGATACCTGGAAATTGCCATCAACAAAGGAAATGCTGCCGGATTGTTTGGCCTCAGAAGCTTCCACCGTGATCAATTACTCCAACACACCGGCTTCCAGCAACTGTCTTATTATCAAACTGTCCGTATAATCTTTGAATGA